A stretch of DNA from Desulfovibrio gilichinskyi:
ACAGGCTACTCTTGATTACTCTTTGCGTATGAAGAGAGCCATCGATCCTAAGGGAATTCTTAATCCCGGCAAAATCATCGAGGTTAGCTAAATGTCTGACGTTCAAAAATTAGCTAAACAACTCATGGAGTTGGACGACCAGATGGTCGCCTGTATGAAGTGTGGTATGTGTCAGGCTGTTTGCCCTGTTTTTGCCGAAACCATGCAGGAAGCTGACGTAACACGTGGTAAGATTGCTCTTCTAGAGAAACTTGCACATGAATTGATTACTGACCCTGATCAGGTTAATGAAAAACTTAACAGATGTCTGCTTTGCGGATCATGCGCTGCGAACTGTCCAAGCGGTGTTAAGATCATGGACATCTTTATTAAAGCACGCGTTATTGTAACAACTTATAAAGGTTTGTCCTCAACTAAAAAGTTGATATTTAAAGGACTCTTGACCCGTCCTAAGTTGTTCAATTTCCTGACCGATATGAGCGCGAAGTTTCAGGGACCATTTGAAAAAGTTGCTGACAAAGCAGCCGGAACCTCGAGCTGTGCTCTTTTAAACCCTATTATCGGTGAGCGTCATTTTATGCCGCTTTCCAAGCGTCCTTTCAGAAAAGATTACCCAAGTGTTGATACACCACGCGGAGCCAGCGGCCTTAAGGTTGCTTTCTTCCCCGGATGTGTTGTTGATAAAATGTTCCCTCATGTGGGACATGCAGTAATGGACGTCCTCAAATATCATGGCGTTGGAGTTTTCCTGCCTAAAGGACAGTCCTGCTGCGGAATTCCTACTTTGGCTTCCGGAGATCAGGAATCTTTTGTGACGCTGATGAAGCAGAATGTTCAAGCTTTTGAAGACGGCACATTTGATTATCTCGTTACTCCATGCGCAACTTGTACTTCGACTATAAAAGAAACATGGCTTAAAATGGTAGACGATGAAGATCCTATTTTCAAAGAAAAAGTTAAGGATCTTGCTGATAAAGCTATGGATATAAGTGCGTTTTTAGTTGATGTTGTCGGAGTAAGCTTAACAGCAGAGCAGGGCAGTGGTGATAAAGTCGTGACATATCATGACCCTTGTCATCTTGCCAAATCTCTTAAAGTTACTGCTCAGCCACGTTCACTGCTTAAAACGAACGGCAAATATGAGTTTAAAGAAATGAACGAAGCCAATCGCTGTTGTGGTAGCGGTGGTAGTTTTACTCTTTATCATTACGACCTGTCTAAAAGCATTGGTCAGCGTAAAGCTGCAAATGTAAGAGCTGTCGGCGCAGACGTTGTCACAACTTCATGTCCTGCATGTATGATGCAGCTCGGTGATATGCTGTCGCAGTCCGGTGGTGGAATTGAAGTTAAGCATGTTATTGAAATTTATGCAGATGCATTGAAAAAATAGTTTAAAGTAGTCCAGATCTGAAAAACGGTCTGGACTACTTAACAAAAAACCGCTTTTATGGAGTGGTTGGATTTTATCGGGTATGTAGGAAAGTAAAGTTACTTCCGGCCCGTTTGGCTATCATGTTGAACAGTGCGGGTATTGTCTGATCCGGAAAACAGATACCCAACCCCCCGCACGACACACAGGAGTTTTCCAGTGTCTAATAATTTGTATATTACTGCCACCGAAGAGAAAAGCGGTAAATCTGCTATCGCTTTGGGCGTAATGCAATTGCTACTTAGAGACATACAAAATGTCGCTATTTTCAGGCCTATTATCAATGATAATCAGACTGGCTCTCGCGACCATGATATCAATCTTTTGATGAGTTATTTTAATCTTGATATCAATTATGAGGACACCTACGCTTACACTCTTAAAGAGGCTAGAGAGCTGATAAACAGTGGTAAACATTCACTGTTGCTCGAAAACATTCTGAATAAATACAGTAAGCTTGAAGAAAAATTCGATTTTGTCCTTTGTGAAGGAACCGATTTTCAGGGAAAAGACCAGAACTTTGAGTTTGATATCAACGCGGAAATAGCCGCTAACCTCAGTTGTCCGGTTTTGCTTGTTGCAAACGGCAGAGGAAAAACCACAGAAGATATCATTGCTTCAACCCAGCTTGTTATTGATGCTTTGGAAGACAAGGGCGTAGATACCGTTGCTGCTATAATCAACAGAATTTCAGCAACTACGACAGAAATGACTGAAATCGTTTCCGGCATCAAGAGTAATACAAGATGTGCTCAGGACCTGCTTGTTTACGGTATTGCTGAAGACGAAAGTCTCGGTAACCCGAGCATGAATGATGTCCGTAAATGGCTCGACGCTTCTGTTCTTTACGGTCACGGCAGACTTGATACTCTCGTAGACGACTACGTTATCGCTGCTATGCGTATCGGTAACTTTCTGGAATATATCGAAGCCGGAAGCCTGATTATTACACCCGGTGACCGTTCCGATATCATTTTGAGCAGTCTTGCATCAAGACTTTCTACTTCATTTCCAGATATTTCCGGTATTCTTCTTACCGGAGGTTTGCAGCCCAGCCCTAGCGTGCACAGGTTGATTGAAGGGTGGACCGGAGTACCGATTCCTATCCTTTCCGTAAATTCTAATACTTACCGCACTACTCAGATTCTGAGCGAACTTTACGGACGTATTGATCCTGAAGACCAGCGTAAAACAGCTTCTGCACTTGGAACATTTGAAGCACATGTTGATTCAAATGAACTCAGACATCGCCTTGTTTCTACAAAATCAGATAAAGTTACTCCTAAAATGTTCGAGTACAAACTGGTTCAGAAAGCAAAAGCACACAAGCAGTGTATTGTTCTACCTGAAGGTACTGCTGAAAGGGTTCTGCGCGCAGCGGATATTCTTACCCGTCGCGGCGTAGCTGATATCGTTCTTATCGGTAAAGCTGATGAAGTCGGTTCTAAGATTTCTGCTCTCGGTCTTGATATGAATAATGTCAGAATCCTTGACCCTGAATCTTCTCCTCAGTTTGCAAGTTATTGCGAAACTTATTTTAAACTTCGCGAGCATAAAGGTATCCGTATGTCGGATGCTAAAGACAGAATGCTTGATCCTACCTATTTCGGTTCCATGATGGTCCATATGGGTGATGCAGACGGAATGGTTTCAGGTTCTATCACAACAACTGCGCAGACAATCCGTCCTGCTTTTGAGTTCATCAAAACAAAACCGGGAGCATCCATTGTCTCCA
This window harbors:
- the pta gene encoding phosphate acetyltransferase; this translates as MSNNLYITATEEKSGKSAIALGVMQLLLRDIQNVAIFRPIINDNQTGSRDHDINLLMSYFNLDINYEDTYAYTLKEARELINSGKHSLLLENILNKYSKLEEKFDFVLCEGTDFQGKDQNFEFDINAEIAANLSCPVLLVANGRGKTTEDIIASTQLVIDALEDKGVDTVAAIINRISATTTEMTEIVSGIKSNTRCAQDLLVYGIAEDESLGNPSMNDVRKWLDASVLYGHGRLDTLVDDYVIAAMRIGNFLEYIEAGSLIITPGDRSDIILSSLASRLSTSFPDISGILLTGGLQPSPSVHRLIEGWTGVPIPILSVNSNTYRTTQILSELYGRIDPEDQRKTASALGTFEAHVDSNELRHRLVSTKSDKVTPKMFEYKLVQKAKAHKQCIVLPEGTAERVLRAADILTRRGVADIVLIGKADEVGSKISALGLDMNNVRILDPESSPQFASYCETYFKLREHKGIRMSDAKDRMLDPTYFGSMMVHMGDADGMVSGSITTTAQTIRPAFEFIKTKPGASIVSSVFLMCLKDRVLVFGDCAVNPNPNAEQLAEIALSSAQTARIFGVEPRVALLSYSTGQSGKGADVDKVKEAVRIAKERAPELLIEGPLQYDAAIDPTVAKTKLPDSQVAGRATVFIFPDLNTGNNTYKAVQRSAEQSVAIGPILQGLNKPVNDLSRGCTVPDIVNTVAITAIQAQAEKGLI
- a CDS encoding (Fe-S)-binding protein, translated to MSDVQKLAKQLMELDDQMVACMKCGMCQAVCPVFAETMQEADVTRGKIALLEKLAHELITDPDQVNEKLNRCLLCGSCAANCPSGVKIMDIFIKARVIVTTYKGLSSTKKLIFKGLLTRPKLFNFLTDMSAKFQGPFEKVADKAAGTSSCALLNPIIGERHFMPLSKRPFRKDYPSVDTPRGASGLKVAFFPGCVVDKMFPHVGHAVMDVLKYHGVGVFLPKGQSCCGIPTLASGDQESFVTLMKQNVQAFEDGTFDYLVTPCATCTSTIKETWLKMVDDEDPIFKEKVKDLADKAMDISAFLVDVVGVSLTAEQGSGDKVVTYHDPCHLAKSLKVTAQPRSLLKTNGKYEFKEMNEANRCCGSGGSFTLYHYDLSKSIGQRKAANVRAVGADVVTTSCPACMMQLGDMLSQSGGGIEVKHVIEIYADALKK